The window CGAGCCGGCGGTGGCGCGGCCGCGCGCATGTACTGGACGCGGGAACGCGGTACGGCTCGGCTGCTCGCTGTCTTCGTCGCCCTGATTGCCGTCTGGTACGTCTACGGTCAGATACGCGATCACATACTGCTCGAACATCGTTGGCCGGTGCTTCAGCCGGATGCCCAGGGCCTGACCGTGGTCGGTACGCTCGACTCGCAGTTCCACTTCGATCGCAACATCTTCAAGGTTGTTCTTGCCAACAAAGCGAGCCACGTAGAGCTGACCGACTTCGGCTGGCATACCGTGTTTGGTCAAGACACCGGTCTCTTTAGCGATACAGTCGGGAATACCATCAGCTCCGCCATCATGGTCGATGACGCTATGGGCTTCGCCATGCTGACTCCGTTTCTGCGCGCTACTATCCGGTCGCTGCTGGGCGATCCACACGCCTACGACGCGGTCACCGCCAGCACGCCGATAACCGTGGTCACCGGAGATAAGCGCGGCACGGTTCACACCACGCTTGGCGCGCTAATTCATAAGTTTGAGGCCGCGGCGCCGGCCGGTGATGCACCCGCGGAGGTCGACTCTGGCGGAGGTGGGGGCAGTGGTGGCCACCAGGTGAGCCACGGTGTCACGGTTCCCGGTTCCGTGCTCCTCGCGGCATGTCCGGTCGTCCTTACCGGCGCGCAGTTTACCCACGCCGATCTGGAGGAGCACGCTGCGAGCATTCTCGAAGGGCCCACGTATACGGTGCACCTCTATCTTACGCCGGAAGGCCGCTCACGCTTCTACCAGTGGTCACGCGTGCACGCAAATGAGGACCTTTGCTTCATCGTAAACGGCACCGTGGAAACGGCAGGGCGCGTGGCGCAGGCCCTGGATGTGAACGACTGGGAAATAGGGCCGATGACAGACGAAGATGCGGCACACGCCCTGACCAACTACGTCAACCGAAAGCACGGCTGACCCGGCGCACCTCATTCAGCCTGCGAGCCGCCGAATGGCATGCATCAACAGAGCCATAATAGTTGGCGCACTGTCTGCAGCGTACGCTGAAATCGACGCGTGATCCGGCGCCGCATTGCCCAGGCCGGCGGCCATGTTGGTCACTACAGTCAGCGAGGCGTAACGCAAGCCGGCCTCACGGCAGAGGATCGCCTCGGGCACACCCGTCATGCCTACAACGTCGGCTCCCCATGCGGCAAACATCCGCACCTCTGCCGGCGTCTCAAAGCGCGGGCCGTCGGTGCCCAGGTAGACGCCGTTATGATGCACCTCCAGCCCCAAATCATCTGCGGCCATCCAGATGGCTTGGCGAGCGGTCTCGCTATAGGCGTTGGTGAAATCCGTATGCTGCCAGCCGGCGCGATCGCGAAACATCGTCGTGGCGGGACCGTGCATAAAGCTGATAAAGTCGTGCGGTGTTACCAGAGAGCCTTCCGTTATCGAGGGACGCAGCGAACCGGCGGCGTTAGTGGCCAATACTGTGCCCACCGCCAGCGATTCCAGCGCCTCTACGTGGGCGAAGTGGTCGATCTCATGGGGAGGAGCCTGGTGATCCTGTCCGTGTCGGGGCAGAAAGTAGAGATGATGCGGCTCCGTATAGTTATCGGCAAGGCTCCACAACGTGACTTCGCCGGAGCTGGTCCGCACGGAGACCGGCTCGGACCAGATTTCGCCACTCAGCGCGTCCAGACCCGTGCCGCCGACGATGGCGAAGTTGGGCCGATCTGTCATGCCGCAAGCAGAAAGCGCGGGTCGGAACTAAAGCCGACGGTGTCGTTGAAGTGAACAACCAGCCCGTTGGTGGCCCCGGCATTACCGTGAAGGTAGTCAACAACCGCACGTTCGAGCGCACGGCGATCCGGACGCGCATGATCATGTTCGGCGAACCGCTGGATACCGTGGTGCGCGAATACGCACAAGGGCAGATTGGTCCCAATGCTATACTTTGCCTCTCCGAGAAGCTGGTGTCGATTTGCGAAAACAATGTGCGGCATATCGATTCCGTCCGCGATACGTGGCTTGCCCGACTCATTGTACGGTATGTGACGCGGTACCCGAACGACATCGGCTTCAGCCACCCCAAGAAGATGCAGGTCGCGATCGACTGTGCCGGCACGCCGCGGATTGTGATTGCCGTCCTCATCGGCGGGCTCACACGGCTGCTTCTGAAACGGCGCGGTGATTTCTACCGGATCGCCGGACACGGAATAGCTGAGATCGACGGATTCAATCCGGAAGCCATGAAACCGTTCGATGAATACGCCATGCTGCCGCCTCGCGATCCCGTCGATACGTGTCGCCGGCTGTCGGAGGAGTTTGGCTGCGCGTGCTACATCATTGATGGAAACAACATCAACGTGAAGGTTGTGGGAATGAGCCCCGGGTTGGAGGATCGAGGCTTCGATGCGGCTACTGCCCGGCTCGTGATGCTGGATAATCCGATGGGTCAGCGCGACGAGCTTACGCCGATCTTTGTCCTACACGAACGCCCGACCGCGGAGATCGCCGCTACCGATGGCTGAGGCCGCCAAGCCTGCGCGGACGTCGCCTGGACGGCTTTTCGCGACTGGAACTTGTTGGATCTTCCCGGCCCTTCTACTCTGGCCGATGGTTTTGGGCCAACGCCTCTACTGGGGAGACCTGCTGCTCTACTTCGGACCAATGTACAACAATGTGGCGCGCCAATTGCGAGGCGGTCGCATCCCGTTGTGGAATCCCTTGGTGCTGGGAGGGCAGCCCCTGTTGGGTAATCCACAGATGGGGATATTCTTTCCAGCGACGGCTGTGCTGATGCGCGTTTCAGCCTGGACCGCGATTACGATATTCGGCTATCTGAGCATTGGTATGGCCGCTACGTTTATGTACCGCTATCTCCGGCGGTGGACGCACACGCGTGCCGCTGCACTGACCGGAGCTCTAACGTATGCCGGCAGTGCGGCGCTCGTCGGGAGACTGCAGTTTCCTCCGATGGCCCTGACGATTGGCCTTGCACCGTTGGCGTTCGAAGCCGTAGATCGCCTCGTGGATACGCCAAACCTGCGCCACGGCTTACTTACGGCAGGCGCAGTAGCGCTGATTGTACTTGCGGCACATCCACAGGCAGCTTACCTATTCACCCTGCTGCTGCTATTCTACGGCAGCGCGCGCGTGTGGGCCGCCTCGCACGAAGCGGAGCGCCGCGGTTTGAAGGCCATCCAGTTTGCCATCAGCCGGGCGGCAGCTTACGCCGCGTGGGGATTCCTCGGCATCTGCATTGCTGCAATGCAGTGGCTACCCACGCTGCAGCTGATGCTGGAGAGCCCACGGGAACGGATGACCGAAGCTCAAGCGAACCGCTTCGTCTTACATCCAGTTCAATTGCTCACTTATCTGTGGCCGAAGTACGTGGGTTCACCGGTCCGCGGCGACTTCTGGGCACCCGGCAACCCGTGGGAGGCTGCCGTGTTTGTGGGCTGGCTGCCGCTCACGTTTGTTGTGATATCGCTCTTTGCAGGCGATAAGCGCCGCGTCAAGTGGTTTTGGTTTGCGGGCTGGGCTACTGCGCTGTGGTTAGCATTCGGCAGAGTCGCTGGACTTTACACCGTTGCGTTCTACGGTGTGCCTGGTGTCGCGCGATTCCACGATCCCGCCCGATTCCTGCTCATCGGGTCTTTTGCCCTCTCAGCTCTGGCAGCGTTCGGCGCGGATCACACGTTCATGCGCTGGCCCGCGCAGCGCGCGATCAGCGCTGGCGCCGTTATACTTACAGCCGTCCCAATGCTCTGGTTCGGCCGCAGCCTGCTTCCCATGGCATCCAACCACAGACTTCAGGAAGCGGTGCGGCGGCTGCCTATTCCGGCAGCTGGACGCGTTTACAGCATGTCGTCACGGGCCTTGTGGGATCGGTACCTTAACTACGCCAGCTACGGGGACGCCGCCGCTCCAACCATTCAAAACGTCCTGGCGGCCGGCGTACCCAATACGGGCATGCTTCGTCAGAGCGCCGAGGCATCCGGTTATGAGCCCGTGCCGGTGCTGGCAGCCAGCGAATTGGACGGCGCGATCCGGCGTCTGGCCGAGCGTTCCGATCCGGCATTCGCAAACGAACTGCAGCTGGCCAACGTCACCACGATTATCGGCGTGGAGCGCGTTGTGAATCCGGACCTCGGCGATGCGCGAGGCTTCGGCGCCGAAACGCAGAGAGTTATGCAGCCCTCCCATGCATTCTGGCTTGCCGCATCCGAGATTTGCGTACCGAACACACGCCGAGCTATCGCTGTGACAACCAGTCCGCAGTTTCGGCCCTCCGCGGTTGCCGTCGTAACCGGCGCACGAGGCGCGTTCGCTACACAGAATGAAAGTGCGACGCCGGTAGGAAGCGTCACGGTGCCGCCCGGTCAATTCAATGAAGACCGCATCCGTTTGTGCGTAAATGTTACGGCGCCACGCGCCGTTCTGCTCTGCAGCCGCACGGCATATCCCGGCTGGCGCGCCTGGTGTGATGGCAAGCCCACGCCGGTATTCCGGGCCGACATATCGCTCCTGGCGGTAGAGGTTCCTAACGGCAAGCATGACGTAGTGCTGCGATATGCGCCCTTTGTCTACCGTTTAGGGCTCTATATTTCAGCGGTGTCGGTGCTGGTGGCGGCATCTGCCGCCGCATTCTGGCTGTGCGCCGGCGCCCGCTTGGGAAAGAGTGAAAATGCAGGTAAGTGAAGCGATGAAGACCCACGTTCGGTGCGTGCCGAACACCGCATCACTAGCAGAGGCTGCTGACGTGATGGATCTTTACCAGCTCCGCATGCTGCCGGTGCTGGATCCCGAGTCGCGTTTGATCGGCGTGATTGGCGAGGCCGATATCCGGCGCGCCATGCAAGTCGGATGGGACTCACCCGTGAGCCAAACGCTGTTGCGAAACAGCAGCGTCGCTCTTGCCGGCTGCGTAGCGGACTGGATGGCGGCGCCCGCCGTGACTGCTGCGGAGCATGAACCTATAGGCGAAGCAGCCGTCCGGCTTTGGGCGTCCGGCCATGATCGACTCCCGGTACTCAGTGACGCCGGTATGGTTACCGGCCTACTCAGTCGCATCGACGTCATTCAGGCGGTGGCTGAAGGATTGCTGTAAGCCGGCACGACTTCCGCGCAACGAGCTGGGCGATCTCGACTGCGGCATGCCGACAACAGCCGGACAATTGCGGTATGCTTTTTCGCCGGAGCGGCGCCATCAAGCGGACTGGCGTGTCGCCAGGCGGACATCCAGCCAGTTAGCGGTGCGCTGCGCTATGCCACCCGGTGCAGGTATATGCGGGGTCTGCGGTGCAACGGGTAACGCGACACTATGAGTTACAATATGACTCGGTTATTGTCCACGCTTCCGCAACTTCGAGGAGAGAGCATGCACTCGCGCAACATCACTCGCTGTGTCACCACGGCCGCCCTTTTGGCGCTGGCAGCCGTCAGTTTGTCCGCGTTGAGCGGCTGCAAATCCGGCAACACCAACACTGTCGGAAAAGAGATCATTGTCGGTGAATATGGCGCGCTCACCGGACCTCAGGCATCCTTCGGTAAATCGACCAACGAAGGCATTCAGTTGGCTACCGAGCAGGCAAACGCCGCCGGCGGCATCGACGGCAAGACGATCAAGGTGGTTGTTGAGGACGATATGAGCGATGCCGCCAAGGCGGAGATTGCCGTGAAGCGCCTCATCGACGAAGAGCACGTGATCGCCGTCCTTGGCGAGGTGGCCAGCGGGTCTAGCCTGGCCGGCGGACAGGTCTGCCAGCAGGCTCACATTCCAATGGTCTCGCCGAGCTCGACCAATCCCAGCGTCACGCAGATCGGAAACGACATATTCCGGGTCTGCTTTATCGATCCATTTCAGGCGGCGGTTGTAGCTCGATTTGTGCACGACTATCTTCATGTAACCCGCGTGGCCACGTTTACCAACAAGAGCGCGCCGTACAGCACGGGCTTTACGCAGAACTTTATAACGGCCTTCACGGGGATGGGCGGTCAGGTAATAGCCCAGCAATCTTATGGCCAGCAGGATACCGACTACCGTGGCGCGCTCAGCACCATAAAGGCCACTAACCCGCAAGCGATCCTGGTGCCGGGCTACTATACCGACGCTGGAGCCGTGTGCAAACAGGCACGCGACCTCGGCATCAAGGTGCCGATCGTAGGCGGCGACGGCTGGGATTCGCAGCTGCTGTTCAATATCGGTGGCAGCGCGGTGAATGGCTGTTACTTTTCCGACCACGTCTCGATGGACAATCCGAGCCCGGTTGTCCAGAAATTTGTGCAAGATTACAAAGCGCGCTTTGGCCACACTCCGGATGCCCTTGCAGCGCTCGCGTACGATGCAGCAAACCTGACGTATGCAGCAATGAAACGCGCAAAGGCCCTGACACCCGACGACATTCGAGCCGCGATCGCCACAACGACCGATTTTCCGGGCGTCACCGGAAAGATCACGATCGACGCGAACCGCAATGCAAGCAAGCCGGCGGTGATCATCGGTGTTCAAAATGGGCAGTTCAAGTACGTCACGACCATAACCGACCCCAGCAAACCGCTGTCGCAGCAGCCTGCGGCGCCTTCAGGCGGGCAGTAGCCTTTGCAGGCAGTTCAGCAGTTTCTGCAGCAGGTCATTAACGGCGTACAAACCGGCAGTGTGTACGCGCTGATCGCCGTGGGCTACACAATGGTCTACGGGGTGCTGAAGTTCATCAACTTCGCCCATGGCGATGTGTACATGGTCGGCGCGTATATCGGATTCTTCACGGTTACCGGTTATCTGGTGCATGCCGACCCCGCAGCTCAGGGTATCGCAGCGCTGATGATCTGTATGGTGGGCTGCGCATCCCTGGGCGCCCTGATCGAGCGCCTCGCATATCGACCGCTCCGCAACGGCCTCAGCGTGCGTGAAGCAGTGCCCTGGGCTATTTTCTGGTCGCTATACGGCGGTCTGTTCGGTTTCCGGATCGCACAGCACATCATCGGCGCCACGCTCATGGGTGGCAAAGCTCTACCGCCTGTCGAAATCGGCTTCATTGTGGCCGCCGGCATCACGTTCGCCGCGGCGGTACCTCTGCTCAAGCTGCTCTTTGGCGCGCTATCAAAGCACGTCAAGCCGTCGCCGAGCCGGCTCACCGCCTTGATCACCGCTATCGGAATCTCGCTTTTGTTGGAGAACCAGGGTCAGGCGATCTTCACGGCGAATCCGCGGGCGTACCAGATCAAGGGCGTGGATCGCCCATGGCAGCTATCGTTCATTGGCGTTCACCTTACGGTGAGCAGCGGGAGGATGGTTGTACTGGTCGCCGCCGTGATACTAACGGTGGTTCTGGTGTACACAGTCCGATTCACGTCGGTTGGTCGCGCCATTCGGGCAGTCTCCTTCGACCCGGACGCCGCGGCCTTGATGGGCATCCCGACGGACCGCCTCATAGCCACCACCTTCATCATTGGCTCAGCGTTGGCTGGAGCCGCCGGATTCCTTAACCACGGACTGACCCGGATCAACTTCGATGCAAACGTGGGGATCGCGCTAGGGCTTAAAGCCTTCGTGGCTGCAGTACTCGGAGGCATCGGCAGCATCGAGGGCGCCGTGCTGGGCGGCCTGCTTATGGGCCTGGCCGAAAGCTTCACGGCAGGCTCCTCATTCTCTACGTTCAAGGATGCCATTGCGTTCGTCGTGCTCATCATCGTCCTGCTGGTGAAACCGGCCGGCTTGATGGGGCGCGATGTACCGGAAAAGGTTTAGTTCAACTTCCGGTACTGCAGAGCGCCCCTTGCCCATGACTTTACCTTCAGAGAACACGGCCGGACCGCTGCGCGATTATGGTCGACGCGCGTTGGGTCTGGCGCTGTTGGCCATCGCGCTTATGGCAGCCAGTGCCGGAAACAGCCGACTGGTCGACTATGTTCAAGACATCGTGCTGCAATGTGGCATTGCGGTCATTCTGGCCGTGTCACTCAACATCGTCAACGGATTTACAGGTCAGTTTTCCATCGGCCACGCCGGATTCATGTCTGTAGGAGCGTATTGCGGCGCCTCGATAACCTACCTGGAAGCTCAGCGACTGCATGGCGGCCAACCCGGAATAGCGTGGATGCTGCTGGCCATGCTGGCGGGTGGCCTGGTTGCGGCGCTCTTCGGATATCTGGTGGGCGTACCCAGCCTTCGTCTTCGCGGCGACTACCTGGCCATCGTCACACTGGGCTTCGGCGAGATCATTCGCGTCGTGATGGAGAACATCAACGAGATCAGCCCGAAGCTGCAGTTTATGGGCGGAGCCATGGGCTTCTATAACGTGCCGACACTCACAACTTTTCCGTTGGTGTTCGGTGTAGCGGCTCTCGTGATAATCATCTCGCGAAACCTCAAGGTCTCGTCACACGGTCTGGCATTTCTCTCCGTACGGGAAGACGAAGTTGCGGCCGATGCGATGGGCGTGAACACAACGTCGGTCAAGGTGACCGCCTTTGTCCTGGCCGCCTTTTTTGCCGGTATTGGTGGCGTGCTGTTTGCCCACTCGCTGTTTTTCCAGCCTCAAACCTTCAACTTTATTCTCTCCATGAACTATGTTGTCATGATTGTGCTGGGAGGCTCCGGCAGTATTACGGGCGCGGCAGCCGCGGCTATTGTGCTCACGGCGCTGCCGGAGTACTTGAAGTCCATTCAAGACAAGATCCATTTTCACGACGAATACCGGCTGGTCATCTATGCTCTACTGCTCGTGATGACGATGATTTTGCGGCCACAAGGAGTGTTCGCCAACGGTGAACTGCGTTGGCCGTGGAAACGTAAATCTGCCCCGCATGATGGTCCGGACGATGCCACATCCGACCCGCCGCCGAGCGAGCTGGTCCCACAGCTGCCCGAAGGCGTAGGGCACCAGATCCTGGAGATCACCGCGCTCGGCAAGAAGTTTGGTGGTCTCAGCGCCCTCGAAGACGTTAACATCGATATGGCGCCCGGCGAGTTGATCGGCTTGATCGGCCCCAATGGCGCCGGCAAAACCACGCTGTTCAATATGCTTACGGGTGTGTATCAGCCAAGCGACGGGACGATCGCGTACTGCGGCGCTGCGATCTGCGGGCAGCGGCAATGGGCGCGCGGTCCACGCGCCGCGCTGCTTGCGATGGACTTCTGCGTAGCTCTCATCGGGGGTTTCATCGTAGCCGCGATCATGTCAACAGCCCTGGTTCCCGCACTGCTTACACCATTCGATCATACGCTGCAGGCGGTCATTCGCTGGGCATTCATCGTGGCTGCCGCGGCTGCAGCCATCATAACCGCGCCACGCCGACGACGGACGCGCCCCGGTTTGAAGCCGTACCAGTTTGCTGAGCGTGGAATTGCGCGAACATTTCAGAACATCCGGCTGTTTCCGAACCTGACCGTTCTGGAGAACGTCCGCATCGGCACCTACCTCCGGCGCAAAACCAACCTCTTCGATGCGCTCTTCCGTTCAATCCGTCTCAAGAAGGAGGAGGCTCATTCCATCCAGTTCTGCCGGCAGCTCCTCCACCGCTTCGGACTGCAGGACTCGGAAGGAGAGCTGGCCCGGAACCTGCCGTATGGCGATCAGCGTCGGTTGGAGATTGTGCGCGCGCTTGCCACACACCCGCGGCTGCTTCTCCTGGATGAACCGGCCGCCGGCATGAATCCTCAGGAGAAGACGAGCCTCATGGATCTGATTCGGCAGATACGCGAGGAGTATAACCTGACGATTCTTCTGATCGAGCACGACATGAAGGTCGTAATGGGCATCTGCGAGCGGATCTACGTTCTGGACTACGGCAAGATTATCGCATCGGGCACGCCGGAGGAGGTTCGCAAGAATCCGCGGGTAATTGCGGCGTATCTCGGCGAGGAGATCGGTGACGACACAACCGGCGCCGCAGAGGCCCAGCCGGAGCCGGTATGAGATGCAAGGTGTTCGCCCGATGCTGGTAATCCGCAACCTTCAGGTCTATTATGGAGCGATCCACGCTCTTGACGGCATTTCATTGGAAGTGAATGAAGGCGAAATCGTTACCATGATCGGCGCAAACGGAGCCGGCAAGAGCACAACGATTCGCACCGTATCCGGGTTGGTACGTGCGCGCGATGGCGAGATACTGTTTGAGAACACGCCGATACATAGAGTGCCGCCCAACCAGATCGTTCAAATGGGTATCGGGCAGAGCCCGGAGGGCCGCCGCGTTTTCGCTGAGATGACCGTCCGCGAGAACCTCGATCTAGGCGCCTATACGCGGCGCAAGGACCTGGCCGGCATCAAGTCCGACATGGAGAAGGTCTACGGCATCTTTCCGCGCTTGAAGGAGCGCCAGCACCAGATCGCAGGCACCCTTTCCGGCGGTGAGCAACAGATGCTGGCGATGGGTCGGGCACTTATGTGCCGGCCGCGCCTCTTGATGCTGGATGAACCATCGCTGGGCCTCGCGCCGTTCCTGGTGCAGACGATATTCCAGGTTATTCGCGAAATCAACTCGGCAGGAGTAACCGTGTTGCTGGTGGAGCAGAACGCCCACCAGGCGCTTCGCATAGCGAATCGTGGATATGTGATCGAGACGGGCCATATTGTACTTGCCGACACGGCGCCAAACCTGCTGAAGAACGCATCGGTGCGGGCCGCGTACCTCGGCGAGTAACGTGGGCGCGCTGCTCCTCAAGGTGGCAGCCGGCGCGGGCCTCGGGTGGCTCCTGATGCATGGCGTCGATCAGCGCGTGCGCGCCGAAGCGCTGGCAGCAGCACACACCTACTTCGGCCAGAATGGTACATTCACAGCCGCGGTGCGCTCTCAGGGGCTATTCGGTAACCTTAGTGGCCGTATAGGTGAAATCGATATCCGGATCGCCGATGCCCACGTAACGTCGCTGCGGTTCGATCTGGAACGGCCTCGTGGGCCAAGTGGGCGGATTGGTGTACTTACCGTGCAAAGCACGAACCTGGTACTCGCGCGTATCCGTCTTCAGCAGTTCAGCGCCAAACTTCGAGATATTCGCTATCGCCTCAATGATGCCATTTGGAACAATCGACTGGTTCTCGTTGGCGCCGGGCCGGGTACTGCCCAGGCCAGGATATCGCCGGCAGCCCTGCAGCTCATGCTTGCGGGGAGACACGGCGGGGTGCTGAGCGGCGTGCACGTAGGCCTTAGCTTCGACGCGATCACGTTGACCGGCGAGCTAAGTCTGCTGGGCGCAAGGTTGCCCTTTGCCGCCGCCGGGCGCTTATGCGCAGACGAACAGGGCAGGTTGGATTTCGTACCCGACTGGGTACGCTGGGCGGGACACGAATTGGCTTCTGCCCAGCTTCAGCTTCTAACCCGCATGATCAATCCTGCATTCGATCCATCCATCGACCTTGGCACAGGTACGCTACTCCGCATGACAGGAGCGCGCGTCGCCAACGGATGCGTCGTTCTGGACGCCGATCTGACACTGCCCGACGCGAGCCCAGCCCTGAAGATCCGGTCCAGGAGGAGAGAATAGCTATGACGCCCGAGCTGCAACAAACGCCGCTTTCACAGGTACACCGCGCTCTCGGTGCTCGCATGGCGCCGTTTGCCAACTGGGAGATGCCGATTGACTACACGGGAATCCTCTCCGAGGCCGCTGCTGTGCGTGAGCACGCGGGCATATTCGACATCAGTCACATGGGCAGGTTGTTTGTGCGTGGCGCGGGAGCATTCGATACGCTTCAACGACTGACGAGCAACGATGTCGCGGCATTGCATCCCTCGATGGCTCAGTACTCGCTGCTTACAAACGCTCGCGGCGGAATGCTCGACGACATCATCGTCTACCGTACGGCCGCAGACGAGTATCTTGTTGTACTTAACGCAAGTAATGCGGAGAAGGATATTGCCTGGCTCACTGGGCATGCCTCACCGGAAACTACCTTCGACGACCAAACAGGGCAGACCGGCATGATCGCCGTTCAGGGCCCGGACGCCGTGGCAATGGCAGCGAATCTGGCAGGTGAACCTGCGTTGGCACACCTCAGCCGATTCCAATGCATGCACGTTACGGCGTTTGGCGCGCGCTGCTGGTTTTGCCGCACAGGGTATACGGGCGAAGACGGATTCGAAATCGTCATGCCGGCTGCAATAGCTCCCGATGTGTGGCGCCAACTTGGCGAGGCCGGGGCCGCGCCGTGCGGTCTTGGGGCGCGTGACGCGCTTCGTATTGAGGCGGGGTATCCTCTTTACGGGCACGAAATCGGCGAGGATGTTGATCCGGTCTCTGCCGGATTGATGTGGGTGGTAAAGCTGTCGAAAGGCCCGTTCACTGGTCGCGAGTCCATCGAGGCAGTGAAACGTACCGGCCCGCCACATCGCCTCATGGGGCTGATCGTGGATGGCCGTTCGGCGCCTCGGCAGGGCGCAGAGGTGTTCCTGCAAGGCGCGCACATCGGTGAGGTCACCAGCGGCGTATTCTCACCGACCCGTGGGCAAGCAATCGCCATGGCATGGATTGCCACAGCCAACGCCAAAGCCGGCGCCACGGTGCAGGTTCAGGTTCGTGACCGGCTGTTTGGCGCAACTGTAACGCCAAAGAAGGACCTGCTTGCGGACCGCAAGCCGTAATCCACGAAATCAACTCGTATT of the Armatimonadota bacterium genome contains:
- the gcvT gene encoding glycine cleavage system aminomethyltransferase GcvT, with translation MTPELQQTPLSQVHRALGARMAPFANWEMPIDYTGILSEAAAVREHAGIFDISHMGRLFVRGAGAFDTLQRLTSNDVAALHPSMAQYSLLTNARGGMLDDIIVYRTAADEYLVVLNASNAEKDIAWLTGHASPETTFDDQTGQTGMIAVQGPDAVAMAANLAGEPALAHLSRFQCMHVTAFGARCWFCRTGYTGEDGFEIVMPAAIAPDVWRQLGEAGAAPCGLGARDALRIEAGYPLYGHEIGEDVDPVSAGLMWVVKLSKGPFTGRESIEAVKRTGPPHRLMGLIVDGRSAPRQGAEVFLQGAHIGEVTSGVFSPTRGQAIAMAWIATANAKAGATVQVQVRDRLFGATVTPKKDLLADRKP